In Paenacidovorax monticola, the genomic window GAGCAGGTAGGCCAGTTCGCGGCGAGCGACTTTGTAGGCTTCCGGCCGGGGCAGGAGCGGCTCGACATGGTCGGGAACGTCCACTGTGCGCATCACTCGCGTGAGCGTAAAACGGGGCTGGCGGGCTGCCGTCGCCGCCAGCGCCGCGCGCAAGGCGTCGGGCAGATTCCCCCCGACGATGCTGAAAAGTCTCTCTGTCAGTACCGTCGCGCAGGAGGCTTCGAAACTGGCGTCCTCCACCGTCTCCAGTTCCTGCTGGAGTTTGACCAGGTTGATTGTCAGGCAGGCTTCGTAGTCCTGCCCATCTGCGGCCCCAGTCTCTTCCCAGTCGGTGATCAGCGGCAGGTCGGCGGCAGACAGATCTGGCTCGGGCACATCCTGCGGCAGCAGATGGGGTGCGCTCACGCAATGCAGGCGCAGTCGTTGCCAGGGCAACTGCAGGTGGGGCTCGATGACACCCGCGCGCTCTGCCAGGCAGTCGGCAGCGCAATGCATAAACAGGTGTAGCAGGCTGCCGTGTTCTTGCTCCAGCCCGTAGGTCTCCAAATTCAGCAAGAAGAACACCGTGCACTCGCCGATCTGCGAGCACCAGGCGATCCTGGGCGCGTTCTTGGCGGTCAGATGCCTCAGGGAACTGGTTGCACGGTCCGGATGAGTTTGCCAAGCACTTTCCTCGTCTGGAAATCTGCGGGGCGCATGCGCCCAGTAAGTCTGCTGTTGCTGGTGGCGCCAGCTGGCGCCCCAGTGCGGATCCAGCGCCAAGAACGTCGGCACGACGGCTCCGTCCACAATCTGCCCATGACTATCGCGGAACGAGCCGAAGAGATCACCCAGATCGTTCATCGCGGTGCCGCCCATCGTCCGCAGGTCCTCGACATAGGTCCAGAACCGTTCGAGCTCCTCGACCGAATCGAGCACATCGAAGATCGTGCATGCGTCTACCAGGGGCATGAGCTGCGTGTCTGCCGCAGGGTTCCTCATGAACGCGAGCTGTGTCGACACCTTCGTGGTGACCAGGACAATGTAAACCTCCTGCGGTCCTGGCGCTGATCCGTGGAGATTCCCTAGTTGGTAGCCTTCGGACGTGCCGATGCGCTGCAGGCCCCAGTTGGGATTGCGCATCACCCGCTTCAGCTCGGCCACGCCTCGGTGGACATACGGCCATTGCGTAGGTGTCACTGGCACCACGAGGATGTTCAAAGACCCTCGCGACAGTACCGCAGCGATGGGCATCAGCGTCCGTTCCTGCTGGGTGCGTAGCATCATCGGGCCTGGCAGAAAATTGTTGGCGGGAATGCGTTTGGCAATATAGGCGCCGAGGCGGGCCGCCACACGCCACGGCGCTTCTTGGTCGACCTCAGCCCAGGCGTCGATCACCACCGTGACCACATTGCGCAGGCAAACGCCAAAACTGCAGCCGTCGATGTGGACGAGGGCCCAGGGCAGCGCCGTGCCGGCCATGATGGCGTTGCCAAACCCATTGAATCCTGACCAGGGGCAGGCCTGCCCAAGGGACGCCATACGACTGGCTTCCAAAGCTGGGCCTTGGAATGGTCGCTGCAGCGCCGGCATCGCGATGTCCCAAAACTCGCGGGGAGGCACTTCCAGGTGGCCTGGCCATGGCTCGCTCTCTTCCCGATCCACCGAGGCTGCCAGGCGCTCCATCTCCTCCAGGTTCGCATGCTGCAGGCTTTGCGCCTTCGCCGCTACCTGCAACGCTGTTTCTTCAGACCGTTGCTGGCCCCGTAGGGTGGAGGCGTTGTGCGGCACGCGCTGCAAGAGTTCGGCCTGCAGGCCAATCGCTGCATCAAGTTCTGCCACGGCCTGGCTGTTCTCGGCACGGCCGATGCAGAAAGCTTCGATGTGGTCTGCCAAGCGCTGGATAGGGCCGCCATGCAAGATGGCTTGCGGCTGGGTGCCCCGCAAGACCTTGATGTCCCCCCAGTCGGCCTCGGGCGTCATGTCCTCCAACATCGGAAGTGCGGGCAAAGCCTGCTGGAGGTCCTCGCAGAAGCTCCTGAAGTCTTCGTAGCAGGACAAACGCGAGGAGGCGAAGCTCTGCGCTGGCTGAGAGATCAACAGGCCAAAGGCCATTTGGTGTTTGTACGGGCTGGCGCGATTGGGCTGCCAGAGGTCGCATACATTGAGCGCCGCCAGCGCATCGACAGGGTGGACACGCCTGAGCACGGCCAGTACCTGCTCGCAGGCGGCCCGAAATGCCCGATCCAGGGCTGCATGCCTAGCCTGGTTCATCCTCTGCTGCTCCGCAGCCACGGCAGTGGCCGAAGTACGGCCGGCCGGTGAAGAGACTGAGTTTCGGAAGGACTTTTTTCTTTTCTTCATGCTCGGATGCGCATCTCCTGGATGCTTCCATCGTGCCATTCTCCCGAACTGCCCGACGGCTGACACTGCCCAAATTTTTACCTGGCGTTGATTCAGGGAGTTTTGGCGAACAGAAATGCTGCTATGTCACCTCTTTATCGCGGCGATGATCTTCCTTGCCTTGCTGGATGGAATGGTGCCGAGTTTCAGATCCGCCTAAGGTCCGCTCTTCGTCGCTCTGCGTATGCTCCGTGTGCAACTCGCGAGTGGCGGCAACCGCCCTGCAAAGCTGTCATTGACGAGGTATCCGAAACGGAGCCGCTGGAGCCGAAGGTGGGATCCAGAGTTCTCGGAGCGGTGGAGCATCTGGTGCATGGTGGCGAAGACATCGAAGCCTGGGACAACGCGCATGCGCAACTGCTGGAGCGTGTTTACGTGGTTTTGCGGGCGCCCGCTGTCCATCCGGCTGTGTTGATGAAAGCAGCCCAGTCCGCAAGCTGGCATGCGATGTACAACGATGGCTCCGTTTGCCAGCCACGGGCACGATCCATCATCGCTCTGTTGGACCGTGAGCCGTTCAAGGAAGACCTGGATTTGAAGGCTCACTGTGAAGAGATTTTGAAGGGACTCAGCAAGTTGGATCCGGCACACGCTCTCCATTTAAGCCTGCTTCGACATGCAGAGGATGGCATCGATCGACAAGCAAAGGAGAAAGAGGCCATGCTTGAGGAGGAGGACTGATTCCTGGCAAGACACGCCTTGGGTGCCGATTCACTGTCTGGGTAAAAAAGGCCCTTCCAGCGATGGAAGGGCCTTTTTTACCTTTCCTAGTCTCATACAAGCTCACAAAAAGTGGGTAGTCGGACGAGAAAGTTGTGAGTCCTGTCCGAATCGTAAGTGGTTGATTTTTAAGGCATAGTGACGGTTAAACCAGGAAGGTACGACATCGTCTTGCTTTGAGTTTCAGGGCTTCCCGCACGGTCCGGTCGGCGTCGGGAGGACTCTTGTCAGAAGACCATCGCCACGTGCCGTGGGTTGTTGTTTGAGCCTTGCGGGACGGATGGGTACGGTCAGCTCCGGGTGGGGGCCATGGGGAGCATTCGTGGCGAGATGCCGAAGCGATAGGTGCACAGCCCGATTGCGGCAATGGTGCTCAGGACGACGAAGGCCGTGCCGTAGCCGAAATGGTGCGCAATCCAGCCGGCGAGTGCTGGACTGATGGCGGCACCCACCCCTGGATCGCCATCACGGCCCCAAGGCCGGCATTGACATGCCCGGTGCCCCGGAGGATGCCGGCGACAAGCCCGGGCAAGGCGACCCCGAGCAGGCCCGCTCCAATTCCGTCGAGAACCTGCACCGGAAGCAGTGCCCATGGGGATTCCCAGCACGCGGCGATCATTCCCCGCAAGGGCAGCGCCAGCAGGGCGGCAATGATCAGTGCCCGGTATCCGTGCCGGCCGGCATGCCATCCGGCCCAAAGCGCGACGGGAATCATGACCAGTTGCGCCACGATGATGGACGACGCCGTGAAGACGCTGGGGTCGGCCAGCCCGCGCGCCACGACGGCCTGTGCAAACAAGGGCAGCATCGCGGCATTGCCCAGGTGGAACAGCAGCATGGTGATGGCGAGCAGGCCCAGTTCGCGCGATTCGGCCAGCACCCGCCGCATGGAGGGCGGTGGACTGCGATCCTGTCCGGGCTGCCTGGGAGCGATGTCGCCGCCACGGGCCCGTTCGTGGTCGATGTCCTGCGGGCGGATCTTCCACAAGCACGCAAGCGCCGCGCATGCCATCAGGGCCATCAGGACGAACACGGCCGACAGCCCCCATCGGTAGCCGGCCAGCCCGGACAAGGCCGCCGCTGCCACATTGCCCGCATGGTTCCAGGCTTCGTTGATGCCGAGCTGCCGGGACAGGCCCTTTGCCCGACCATGCCCAAGGTCATGCCCATGACGCAGGCCCCCATCAAGGCGCCCACCATCCCGGTCACCACCTGGGAGGCAATGACGACGCCGAAGGATGGCGCTGCCCATAGCGCCGCCGTCGCGAGGGTGAGCACGATGGTGCCACCCGCCAGCAACCGTCGCTTGTGGTGCGAAGCGTCGACCCATGCCCCATCGGCGTGGTGGCCAGCATTCCCGCGATGCCGCCTGCAGCCATCACGTATCCGATGTCGTCGGCCCGCCAGCCCTGGCTGGCCAGGAGTACGCCGAGGAAGGGCCCCAGACCGTCTCGGACGTCAGCCAGGCAGAAGTTCAGGCCGGACAGCCAGCTCCGCGAACTGGCGCAGGCTGCAGGCACGGAAGGCGTTGTCATCGTCGAGCTCCTAGTGCAAAGGGCCCTTGAACACGAAGAAGGCACCCAGGCAGATGAAGCCGAAACCCACCAGGTGATTGAGCGTGAGCTTTTCGCCGAGATAGACGACGGAGAAGACGGCAAAGACCACCAGCGTGATGACCTCCTGCATCGTCTTGAGCTCGGCGGCGCTGTAGAGCGCGTGGCCGATCCTGTTGGCGGGGACCGCGAAGCAGTACTCGGCCAGCGCGATCAGCCAGCTCACCAGGACCACGAGGTAGAGCGGGCGTTCTCCAAATTTGAGGTGGCCGTACCAGGCCACCGTCATGAAGGCGTTGGATACGAAGAGCAGGGCGATGGGCAAGAGCTCGGGAGGCATCGGAGAAATTCCAGTCGACGGGAATGCAATGGCCTGGGCGGTGCGGCGAACGCCCGCACCGGCTAGGCATACGGAGGCCAGATTCAGGGCGCGCGGTCGTAGAGCGGTTGCAGGGCGGACAGGCTGGTGCCCATGCTGACGGCCTCCAGCGAGGTGCCGAACGCATTGCGCGTGCCCAGCCCGGACGCGGCGAACGGCGCGCCCGCTTGCACGGAAAGGCGAAGGCTTTCGGATGGGAAGCGAACGATGCTGCCATCGCTCAGGATGACGCCGTTGGCCTCGCCCCGCCGGCCGGTGAGTACGGTCTCCACGCGGCCTTCCACCTGCTGGGGCTGCAGGCGCTGGGCGCGCAGGTGCGGCGGCAGGGTCCGGCCTTCGCCCACCGGTGGCGGCTGGTCGTACACGGTGCGCCCGCTGCTGGTGTGGACGATGGCGTCGGCCCTGACCGTGCCACGCGCTTCCGCTCGTCCGATGATGCGCACGGCATCCCCGACCTTGATCGCTGCCGTGAGCGCATCGGCCATGTGGGGCGGGAACTTGGCGATGGTTCCATCGCTCAGGCGCAGTCCATCGACCTCACCGTAGGGGTTGATGAGCATCCGCTG contains:
- a CDS encoding DMT family protein gives rise to the protein MPPELLPIALLFVSNAFMTVAWYGHLKFGERPLYLVVLVSWLIALAEYCFAVPANRIGHALYSAAELKTMQEVITLVVFAVFSVVYLGEKLTLNHLVGFGFICLGAFFVFKGPLH